TCAGGGCGGCATATTTCTGGGATGCGCTCAGTGCTTGAATGTCCATTCTGGACCTCCTTTATCGCCGTAGCAGATCGAGCAGGCTGGCCGACATTTGCCGCGCCTGATCGAACATTTTCAGGTTTGCCTCATAGCTGCGCTGCGCTTCACGCGCGTCAGCAATCTCGATGATGAGATCGACATTCGATCCCTCGTAATAGCCGTCTTCGCCGGCCAGTGGGCTGGACGGATCATAAACCCGCTCCAGCGCCGAACGGTCGAGATCGACCCGCCCGGTCTCGACACGGGCAACACCATCGCGCCCGCCATCGAATTGCGTTTTGAATTCCACCGATTTGCGCCGATATCCCGGTGTGTCCGCATTGGCGATGTTTTCCGATACATGCCGCAAGCGTTGTGATTGCGCCCCAAGCCCGCTGGCCGACACATCGAGAGAGTTGAGAAAATCGCTCATCCCGCTCACCTCCGCCCAAGAGAGCTGCGCAGCACGGAAAGCCCGAAGCGGTAAATCGCCAGCGCCTTGTCATGCTCTTGCTTGACCGCCGCAGCCCTCAGCATTTCGCTCTCAAGCGAAACCGCGTTGCCATTGGGCTTGCCGCCCTCGGCCGCGGCCCTGATGATGTCGGCTTCCGGCACCACATCCGGCGCCGCCGCCTGCCCGAAAAGATGGGCGGGCCGGGTTGCCTTCGGTTGAAACCGCGCACCCGCGTCGCGCATCACATCGGCAAAACTGGCGATATCGCGCGCCTTGTAACCCGGCGTGTCGGCATTTGCGATATTCTGCGCCACCACCGCCTGTCTTTGGCCAGCATGACGCGCCATCGCGGCCGCCATGCTCAAGAGATCAATTCTTTCTGTCATCGGGGCTTCTCCCTCGATCCGTTTCAACCAAGGCTTAACTCCGAATCCTTTAGAAATTGTTTTCAGGACTACACTGGAGACTCCAAAATGAGCGAAGATGGCTTCAAACACCTCGCCGCAGAGATCGCCACCCTTAGGGCGGTGCGGGCGGTCGGGCGGATCAGCGCCGTGGATGGCGGGCTTTTGCATGTGCGCGGGCTTGAGCAGCACGCCCGACTTGGCGATCAGCTGCGGGTCGCTCTGCATGACGGGCGAACGCTCGGCGGGGAGGTTTTGCGGCTGACCCCGGACAGCACCGTCATCTTGCCCGACGCCGCACCCGAAGGGGTTTCCCTCGGGGATCGTGTGACGCTGCTTGATGCCTCCACAATTGCGCCCTCATCTGCATGGATCGGGCGCATCGTCGATCCAACCGGCCAGCCGCTCGATGGCGCGCCCTTGTTGCGCGGCGCTCAGGCGCAACCGCTGCGCGCCGCCCCTCCGGCCCCCGCCACCCGGCGTGCCATGGGGGCGCGGCTGGAAACCGGCATGGCCGTGCTCAACACCATGCTTCCCATCGTCGAAGGGCAACGCATCGGCCTTTTCGCTGGCTCCGGCGTTGGCAAGACATCGCTTCTGGCGCATCTGGCGCGCAACATGGAAGCCGATGTCGTCGTCATCGCCATGATCGGGGAGCGCGGGCGCGAACTGCGCGAGTTTGTCGATACCGTTCTGGGGCCGGAAGGCATGCGCCGGGCCGTCGTCGTCGCGGCAACATCGGATCAATCGCCACTGCTGCGGAGGCGCTGCGCATGGGCGGCGATGGCGGTGGCGGAATATTTCCGCGATCAAGGGCTCAACGTGCTGTTGCTGGCCGATTCGATCACCCGCTTTGCCGAAGCGCACCGCGAAGTGGCGGTCGCCGCCGGTGAACTGCCCTCGCTGCGCGGCTATCCGCCCTCCACCGCGCACACCATCATGGCGCTGTGCGAACGCGCCGGGCCGGGGGCAGCGTGGTCCGGCACGATCACCGCCGTGCTGACCGTGCTTGTCGCCGGGTCCGACATGGAAGAGCCGATTGCCGATATCCTGCGCGGCGTGTTTGACGGGCATATCGTGCTTGACCGCGCCATTGCCGAACGCGGGCGCTATCCGGCGATTGATCTGCTGCGCTCCGTGTCCCGCTCCCTGCCGCAGGCGGCAAGCGCGGCTGAAAACACCGCAATCGCACAGGCCCGCGGGTTGCTTGGGGCCTATGCCGGGGCGGAAACGATGGTCCGTGCCGGGCTTTATGCGGCAGGCAGCGATCCGCTGGTCGATCAGGCAATCCGCATCTGGCCCGAACTTGACGCCTTCCTCGCCCAAACCGAACCGCACGACACCCGGCACAGCTTTGACAGGCTGCGTCTGATCCTGCGCCGCTCCGCCACCCAAAGCGGCGCTGAGCGCGCAAAACCGCCCGCATCCCCGCGCCCGCAACCTGCCCCAAACGGCGCCGCGCCGGGGCCAACCATCAACGCCTCGCTTCACAACAGCTCCTGAACCTCCTGACCACGCCACACGCAACATCGCTCATCCCGACGCCGTGCCTTGCAAAAGCGTCAGCGCAATTGAGCCAGCGGTCGAACTTTGCACATCGGCAAGCTGCGCGCGCACCAGAAACCGCTGCACCAGTTTTTCAACCGCGGCCTCATCGCCAAACTGGCCGATTTCACCGTTGCCCAGTTGCCTGCCCGCCTTGTCACGAAAGGTGGCTAACTGCTGATCAAGCTCAAGCTGTCCAAAACTCGACGGAAGGCCCAGCGCCGTCTCGAACACCTTGCGCAAAGGGCTGCTGCCCATGACGCGAAACCATTTCGTATCATCCGAACCATCATCCGCCGCGATCCCGGCAAGCTCCCGCTTCGCGCTCAAAGCCAACCGCAGGTTTTCATCCTGCTGCCCAACCGCAACCTCGAAACTGCGGGCGTTGTATTTACTGGTGATTTCATCTGCAAAGGTGGAAAGCTTGCTGCGCGGTATCGCAAAATCACCAAAGCCAAACGCCTTGGAGAACGCCTTGTAGCGGCTGTCGGACATTCGATTTGCCAGCGAATCCGCGGCAATGGTCCCTCCATCCAGAACCTTGCGGATGAAAAATATGTTGTCGATATCGTCCTGAAGCCCGAAAGCACCCAGCGCCACCTTGCGCAGCCTGCGATCCGAAACCAGTTGCTCCGCCGTATCAATCGTCCCGATTTTTGCGCGGAAGTAATCGGTATCGCGCTGCATATCGGCAGAGGCCTCAAACGCCGCCTCCTGCTTGACGATGGTTCGGTTAAGAAAACTCCAGCCGCTCAGCCCGCTCCCGGCAATGACCGGCTGGAAACTCATCACTGCACCCGCGCTGCCAAAAGGCGTTCCTCACGCGGCAGCAAGCCGCGCAGCGCCTTCAGGCATTGGTAATACTGATCCTCGATCACCGCCTCGGTCGCCGCGCTCAGGTGGCGGCGGCTGTCGGGATCGGTCAGCACCTGACTCAGCTCCTCGATCCGGCGCAAAAGCGGCATCCGCGCATCATCCGGCTCCGCATCACCGGACAGCACCAGCTGCGCCGCGTAACAAACCCGTCGAACCGGAGTTGTCGCCTGTTCCGGGTGGATCGCATCGCGCAGCCGCAGGATATTGGCGTTCGGCGTGACGATCGAAAGCCTAGAGCGGCGCTCGCCATTCTCGATCACCGCGCCGTTGATCAGCACCCGTTCCTTCGGCCCGAGTTTCAACACCAGCCCGCTCATCCTGCCGCCCCCTGCTCACCACGCAACCCGCGCATCATCATCGCGTTGATCTCGATCAGCGGCGCCACACTGGCCCCCTCGTTCAGCACTTTGGCGGAATGGGCGCCGGTGAATTCGGCCAGATAGAAAATCCGCGCCCGCAGGTCTTTGGGCAACTTATTCGCCTCGTCTGCCACATCGCTGGCAAGCAGCGTCCACAAACGCCGATTATCGTGAATGGCCGTGGCCAGCGCGGCAAAGCCCGGCCTTCCTTTCAACGCCGCCGCGCGCAATGCGTGGGTTATCTTGGCAAAGATTTCATATTCACTGCCGCGCGGCGTTCGGATCGGCGTGCCGTGTTGGGAGTAGGCGGTTCTTGCCTGCGCTTGCGCGTTCATGGCTCAGCCCCTTTTATGGTGTGTGTTGTGCAGGAAAACCGGAACCGGGGCGCGCGCACTTGCGGGCGCGCGCCCCGGCTATGCCGATCAGCGGAACAGCGAAAGCAAGGCTTGCGGTGCCTGATTGGCAATCGAAAGCGATTGCACCCCAAGCTGTTGTTGCACCTGCAAGGCCTGAAGCCGGGCCGACGCCTCTTCCATGTCGGCGTCAACCATCGCCCCAATCCCGGATTTCAACGAGTCGGTCAGGTTGGAGACAAAATCGGACTGGATCGAGATCCGCCCCTCCGCCGACCCGAACGCCGCCGCCGCGTCGATCGAGGTGCCGATCAGCGTCTCAATAGTGCCCAGCGCTGCCGCCGCGCCCGCCTGACTGGAAACGTTGATCGCCGCAAGCGCGCCAAGGCCGCCCGCATTGGCGTTGTGGAACTGGCCGGAAATGCTCAACCCGTTGGTCGTGTCCTCATTGGTAATCACCAACCGCCCCGCGTTGGTTGTATTGTAATCAACCGACACATTCGCCCCCGACGCTTCAATCGCCGTTTTCAACCCAACAGCAACCACATCCGCAACCGAGGTCGATGCAATATCCTCCGCCGTCACGGTATAGGACACATCAACATCACCAAGGCGCACCGAAATGCTGTCACCCGCGGCAAGCGCATTCGGCGCGGCCGGATCGACGATTTCAAGCTGGCCAGCATCATCCGTGCCACCATTCGCATCGAGCGAGAACCCGAACGTATCCTGCCCATCGGCGGAAACACCGTCGGTATTGGTGGCATTGAACACGGCCTTCGCCGCATAACCCCCGGTCGACAGGTTCTGCCCCGTCACGGTGATCGAACTGGCGGTCACACTGCCGCTGCTGTCCCGGTCAAGCGATGCCAGAACACTGGCCGATGCTGTTGTCCCATCGACAAGGTTCAGTCCGTTGAACTGCGCCGCCGAAACCACAGAATCGATCTGGTCTTTAAGCGCCGCCACATCGGTGTTGATCTTGGTGCGGTCCACGTTGTCTTCCTGCGCGGCCACGATCTTGCCTTTCATGTCGGTCAACAGATCGGTGATCGCCTCAGAAGCGTTGCGCGCCACGGCCACCGTCGATTGCCCCAGCGCAAGGCTGTCTGAAATCGCCTTGAAGCCGTTCACATCGGATTCCATGACCTTCGAAATCGCCCAAACGGCCGAGTTCTCCTTGGCAGAACCGACCCGCTTGCCGGTTGAAATCTGGTCCTGAACACCGGCCAGGTTGGCGTTGATGGATTTCAGCGTTTGCAGCGCCGTCATCGCGCTGGTGTTGGTTAGAATGCTGGACATATCTTTTGGTTCCTTTGGTCTATCGCGCTTTGCGCATTACATATCCCGCCCACTCACAGGACGGATCCAAAGTCGTTCTGACATCTGCGGCGGCGAAGCAGATCAAGGCGGCCCGCTCCGCACCACGCCATCCGGCATTCCCGAATGCACAAACAGCAGTGACTCTTCTGCGCTAAGGAACCCTTAAGACGAGCGGCTGAGTAATCCGCATTTGATGCGTATTCGCGACGGTTTTTCGACACCATTCCACACACAGCGCCACCCTCAACGTAAAAGCGGCAGCCCTTGCAAAAGGACCGCCGCCTGATTTCTTCAGTTTTGAGTGGTCAGGGGTTTGCCCTGCACCATCCGTGCGATGCGTCAGCTGTTCCCGTCGGCCTGAGCTTTGATACCCGCGCGCAATTCGGTCATGCTGCGTCCAAACTCCATGGCGCCGTCGGCATCTTTCTTAAGCCGCTCCACATCAATCGCGATTTTCTCGGCTGACAGATCAGCACTTTCATCAATGGTGATGACAGCCTGAGTGTGGCCATCATCGGTCTCACGAGTGGCTTCAACCTGACCAATCAGCTGGCCATCCGCCGACATGACCGGCGTACCAACTTGCACGCCGACAGCAGCGGCCGTCGCGGCATTGGTTGCGGCACCGACGGTGTCGGTCGCGTCTTGCGTATCAACGGCGACATCTGCATCGACATTGGCACCCGTGTTGGCGTCTGCGCTTGTGGTGCTATCCGCGTTTGTCTTGGTATCGGCGCTCGCACTCGTGTTCACATCCGCGTCCGTGGTGGCGGCAATAGTGCCGGCGCTATCTACAGCACCGCTCACGCCTGCGTCGACGTTACCGTCAACACCAACATCAAGAGCATAGGCGGGAATCGCGGTCGCGCCAGACAGGATCGTAACAAGGGCCATTGTTCGGAAGGTCATTTTGGCCTCCTTTTTCTGCTTGTTTCAATTACGTTCATCTGCGCCGCCAATTGCGCGGCGACACGGTGATAAAACGAAAGGCAGGGCGAATGGTTCCGCATTGCGTTGCCAAGAACGGCCACTATCGGCGATTGTTCGCCTTGTTGGCACCGCGCCGTTGGCGGGGTCTTGCCGGGCGCGCGTGGCCTTCAAATGTTGTCAGAAAAACGTGACCAGACCGGAAAACCCGGCTCAGAAAACCGCACGCACGAATGGCCGACCAAAGCGCGCCGCGCTGTCAGGGCGCGGTTTCACATCCGCGTCATTCAGGCTAACCTGCGCGCATGACTGACACCGCCTCCTCCATCGCGCAAAGCGATCCTCTTGATCCCGCCCGCGCCCGCGCGCTGCAAACCGCGCTTGGCCTGACCGCCACCATTGACGCAGGCACCGCCCTGCCGCCGTTCTTTCATCAGATCTATTTCTGGGCACCCCACCCGCCTGCCGAGCTTGGCCGCGATGGCCATCCACGCACCGGCGCGGGGCTGATCCCCGATATGGGCCTGCCGCGCCGTATGTGGGCCGGTGGCCGCCTCACCTTTCACGCGCCGCTTCTTGCCGGGGATGAGGCCAGCAAAAGCTCTGCCATTACCTCCATCACTCGCAAACAGGGCCGCACCGGCCCGCTTGCCTTTGTCACCCTGCGCCACGACATCCATCAGCGCGGGCAGCTTTGCATCACTGAAGAGCAAGACCTCGTCTATCGCGAAGACCCCACCTCAGACGCCCCCGCGCCCAAAGCACCCCGCGCACCAATTGATGAAGCCACCGCCCAGACCCGCCAATTCGACACACCCTTGCTGTTTCGCTACTCCGCACTCACCTTCAATGGCCACCGCATTCACTACGACCTTCCCTATGCACAGGAGGTCGAAAATTACCCCGGCCTCGTTGTCCATGGCCCGCTTCTGGCGCAGCTCCTCATGCTGATGGCCGAAGCGGAGCTTGGCCCGCTGCGCGGCTTCTCTTTCCGCGCTACTGCGCCGCTGATTCAGGGCGAAACCGCCACGCTCTGCCGCAAGGGCACGTCGCTTTGGGTGCGCGGCCCCGATGGCCGCCAAGCCATGCAGGCCGAGGCAGACATCTGAACATACGCCGCATGAGTTGTTCGCCCCCGGATCGCTTGCGATCCGGTTCGCGCCCGACCCCGCCCCCCAGGGCGGGCGCGAAATCGCGATACGTTTCAATTGATCGCAACATCGCGCGTGGAAGCCCCGGCATAGCAAACTCATTGGCCCACCCTCGGGGCCGGGCGCGAACCTCTGTGGTGCCCTGATTTTCAATGTCGCGACCTACGATTTCACATGACTCTCCCCCTACAAAGACGCCTCCGGGCGAAACCCCTCCGGGATCGCGTCTTTCCCGTCCAGCACCAGATCGGCCATCACCTCTGCCACCTTTGGGGCCATGCCAAAGCCGATCTTGAACCCGCCATTGGCAATGAACTGCCCCGCGCAAAGCGGATGCGCCCCCAGCATCGGCGCCCGGCTTTTCGCCCGTGGCCGCACCCCGGCCCAGCGTTGCACCACCGCCGCGCCGTGCAGCACCGGCAAGGCCACCACCGCACGTTCCACAACCGCGTCAAGCTGCGCATCCGTGCTGACCCAATCGTCAAACACCCGCTCCGAGGTCGACCCAACCGCTACCGTCCCGTCATCATGCGGCACGATATGAACGCCACCTGCAAAAATCTGCGGCGCGCTATGGGCATCAAAGCGCAGCAGCGCGCCCTGTCCCTTCACCCCATTGCCCACCGGCTTGCCCAAAGCGGCACTGATCCGCTCCAAGTCCCAAACCCCGGCGGCCCAGATCACCACGCCCGCATCTTCGCCCTCTGCCACGATTTCACCACCGCGCGCCCGGATCGCCGCCGCCAAGGCCTGCACCGCGCGACCGGGATGCATCCGCGCGCTCAAATCGTCCCAGATCAACCACCCCGTCGGGCTGACCGGGGCCAAACCCGCCGCCTCGGCCTCAGGAATCACCCGCCAGACCGCGCGCCCGCCCCAAAGCTCTGCCGCCGTGCCCTCCCGCGCCCGCGCCAATTCAAGCCCGCGCGCATCGGCAATCGGCTGCAACCGCCCGGTCCGGCCATAGCCCGCCGAAACACCGCCCGCCGCCTGAACCCCGGCCCAGAACGGCGCGGCGGCCAACAGGCTTTCAAGCTGAAACGCCTTCTTCGGGTTCCAGTTCTCCGGCACATGCGGGGCCAGCGCCCCGACAATCCCGCCCGATGCCCCGGCCCCCGGCCCGCCCGGATCAACCACCCGCACCCGCGCCCCGCGCGTAATACACGCCCAGGCGATCGACAGCCCGAAAATCCCGGCCCCCGGATCGTGACGTCCACCATTGCCAATGCCTCCGCCTGTCTTCATTGTCGCGCCGTTCACCCTCGCATGTAAGGGATCACGGCAAAATGGGCCAGAAGGCAGAGATCGAATGGCGCTCCGGCGCCGTGCCGGTGTCGGCACGGTTCGATGATCCGTATTTCAGCTTGGAAAATGGCCTCGCCGAAACGGCGCATGTCTTTCTGGATGGCAACGCCCTGCCCGCGCGATTTGCGCCCGGATTCCACATCGCTGAACTCGGCTTCGGCACCGGGCTCAATCTGCTCGCCGCGCTCCGCCTGTGGCGCATGACGGGCCAGCAGGGCACGCTGCGCTTCACCACGTTCGAGGCCTACCCGATGGCACCAACCGATATGCGCGCCGCCCACGCCGCCTTCCCTGAACTGGCCGCCCTCTCGGCTGAACTGGTCCCGCTCTACGCCACCGATACACGGCGCATCTCGCTCCCCGATCTCGACTTCCACCTAATCGAAGGCGACGCCCGCGAAACCCTGCCTCAATGGCAAACCCGTGCCGATGCTTGGTTTCTCGACGGCTTCGCCCCGGCCAAGAACCCCGAACTTTGGGAAGCACCGCTGCTGGCGCAAGTCGCCAACCATACGGCCCCGAACGGCACGGCGGCAACATACACCGCCGCGGGCTTCGTTCGCCGCGCGCTGGCCGACGCGGGCTTTACCGTGTCGCGCCGCGCAGGCTTCGGACGCAAACGCCACATGACCATTGCCCGGATGTCCCCCGATGAGTGAACAAAACACCCGCCTCGGCATCCTGTTGATGGTCGCCACCACCTTTGTCTTCGCCATGCAGGACGGCATCTCGCGCCACCTTGCCGGGGAATACAACACGCTGATGATCGTCACCATCCGCTACTGGTTCTTCGCCGCTTTCGTCATCACCGTGGCCATTCGCAAGGCGGGCGGGGTGCGCGCGGCGGCGGCCACGTCACAGCCGGTCGTGCAAATCTTTCGCGGCCTGCTGCTGGCGGCGGAAATCTGTGTTGCCATCTTCGGCTTCACCCTGCTCGGCCTTGTCGAAAGCCATGCGGTCTTTGCCTGTTACCCGCTGCTCATCGCCGCCCTCTCCGGTCCGGTGCTGGGCGAACATGTCGGCTGGCGGCGCTGGGCGGCCATCGGCGTCGGCTTCATCGGCGTGCTGATCATCCTGCATCCGGGCTTCGGCGTGTTCTCCCCGCTGGCGCTCATTCCGTTCGCCTCCGCACTAATGTTCGCGCTTTACGGGTTGCTCACCCGCTTCGTCGCCCGCGCCGACAGCGCGGCCACATCGTTCTTTTATACCGGCACCACCGGCGCAGTGGCGCTAACCCCGATTGGCCTGCTTGCGTGGCAACCGATGACCGGGCCTGACTGGGCGTGGATGGCAATGCTTTGCGTCACCGGCGCGTTCGGGCATTTCCTCTTGATCAAGACCTACGAGGTGGCCGAGGCCAGCGCGGTGCAGCCCTTCGCCTATCTCCAGCTTGTCTTCGCCTCCACCGTCGGCGTGGTGGTGTTTGGCGAGGTGGTTGAAATCCCGGTCTTCATCGGCACCATGGTGATCGTCACCGCCGGGCTATTCACCTTGTGGAGAGAGCGGCAGAACGCTTGACCCCTTGATCTCCTGCGAGAACGGCACCGGCAGCGCCTCCTTGCC
This is a stretch of genomic DNA from Aquicoccus sp. G2-2. It encodes these proteins:
- a CDS encoding FliI/YscN family ATPase produces the protein MSEDGFKHLAAEIATLRAVRAVGRISAVDGGLLHVRGLEQHARLGDQLRVALHDGRTLGGEVLRLTPDSTVILPDAAPEGVSLGDRVTLLDASTIAPSSAWIGRIVDPTGQPLDGAPLLRGAQAQPLRAAPPAPATRRAMGARLETGMAVLNTMLPIVEGQRIGLFAGSGVGKTSLLAHLARNMEADVVVIAMIGERGRELREFVDTVLGPEGMRRAVVVAATSDQSPLLRRRCAWAAMAVAEYFRDQGLNVLLLADSITRFAEAHREVAVAAGELPSLRGYPPSTAHTIMALCERAGPGAAWSGTITAVLTVLVAGSDMEEPIADILRGVFDGHIVLDRAIAERGRYPAIDLLRSVSRSLPQAASAAENTAIAQARGLLGAYAGAETMVRAGLYAAGSDPLVDQAIRIWPELDAFLAQTEPHDTRHSFDRLRLILRRSATQSGAERAKPPASPRPQPAPNGAAPGPTINASLHNSS
- the flaF gene encoding flagellar biosynthesis regulator FlaF, with protein sequence MNAQAQARTAYSQHGTPIRTPRGSEYEIFAKITHALRAAALKGRPGFAALATAIHDNRRLWTLLASDVADEANKLPKDLRARIFYLAEFTGAHSAKVLNEGASVAPLIEINAMMMRGLRGEQGAAG
- the mnmD gene encoding tRNA (5-methylaminomethyl-2-thiouridine)(34)-methyltransferase MnmD, whose amino-acid sequence is MGQKAEIEWRSGAVPVSARFDDPYFSLENGLAETAHVFLDGNALPARFAPGFHIAELGFGTGLNLLAALRLWRMTGQQGTLRFTTFEAYPMAPTDMRAAHAAFPELAALSAELVPLYATDTRRISLPDLDFHLIEGDARETLPQWQTRADAWFLDGFAPAKNPELWEAPLLAQVANHTAPNGTAATYTAAGFVRRALADAGFTVSRRAGFGRKRHMTIARMSPDE
- a CDS encoding FlgB family protein — its product is MTERIDLLSMAAAMARHAGQRQAVVAQNIANADTPGYKARDIASFADVMRDAGARFQPKATRPAHLFGQAAAPDVVPEADIIRAAAEGGKPNGNAVSLESEMLRAAAVKQEHDKALAIYRFGLSVLRSSLGRR
- a CDS encoding flagellin codes for the protein MSSILTNTSAMTALQTLKSINANLAGVQDQISTGKRVGSAKENSAVWAISKVMESDVNGFKAISDSLALGQSTVAVARNASEAITDLLTDMKGKIVAAQEDNVDRTKINTDVAALKDQIDSVVSAAQFNGLNLVDGTTASASVLASLDRDSSGSVTASSITVTGQNLSTGGYAAKAVFNATNTDGVSADGQDTFGFSLDANGGTDDAGQLEIVDPAAPNALAAGDSISVRLGDVDVSYTVTAEDIASTSVADVVAVGLKTAIEASGANVSVDYNTTNAGRLVITNEDTTNGLSISGQFHNANAGGLGALAAINVSSQAGAAAALGTIETLIGTSIDAAAAFGSAEGRISIQSDFVSNLTDSLKSGIGAMVDADMEEASARLQALQVQQQLGVQSLSIANQAPQALLSLFR
- the flgC gene encoding flagellar basal body rod protein FlgC produces the protein MSDFLNSLDVSASGLGAQSQRLRHVSENIANADTPGYRRKSVEFKTQFDGGRDGVARVETGRVDLDRSALERVYDPSSPLAGEDGYYEGSNVDLIIEIADAREAQRSYEANLKMFDQARQMSASLLDLLRR
- a CDS encoding DUF1217 domain-containing protein gives rise to the protein MSFQPVIAGSGLSGWSFLNRTIVKQEAAFEASADMQRDTDYFRAKIGTIDTAEQLVSDRRLRKVALGAFGLQDDIDNIFFIRKVLDGGTIAADSLANRMSDSRYKAFSKAFGFGDFAIPRSKLSTFADEITSKYNARSFEVAVGQQDENLRLALSAKRELAGIAADDGSDDTKWFRVMGSSPLRKVFETALGLPSSFGQLELDQQLATFRDKAGRQLGNGEIGQFGDEAAVEKLVQRFLVRAQLADVQSSTAGSIALTLLQGTASG
- a CDS encoding DMT family transporter; translation: MSEQNTRLGILLMVATTFVFAMQDGISRHLAGEYNTLMIVTIRYWFFAAFVITVAIRKAGGVRAAAATSQPVVQIFRGLLLAAEICVAIFGFTLLGLVESHAVFACYPLLIAALSGPVLGEHVGWRRWAAIGVGFIGVLIILHPGFGVFSPLALIPFASALMFALYGLLTRFVARADSAATSFFYTGTTGAVALTPIGLLAWQPMTGPDWAWMAMLCVTGAFGHFLLIKTYEVAEASAVQPFAYLQLVFASTVGVVVFGEVVEIPVFIGTMVIVTAGLFTLWRERQNA
- a CDS encoding MaoC family dehydratase N-terminal domain-containing protein, yielding MTDTASSIAQSDPLDPARARALQTALGLTATIDAGTALPPFFHQIYFWAPHPPAELGRDGHPRTGAGLIPDMGLPRRMWAGGRLTFHAPLLAGDEASKSSAITSITRKQGRTGPLAFVTLRHDIHQRGQLCITEEQDLVYREDPTSDAPAPKAPRAPIDEATAQTRQFDTPLLFRYSALTFNGHRIHYDLPYAQEVENYPGLVVHGPLLAQLLMLMAEAELGPLRGFSFRATAPLIQGETATLCRKGTSLWVRGPDGRQAMQAEADI
- the flbT gene encoding flagellar biosynthesis repressor FlbT, whose amino-acid sequence is MSGLVLKLGPKERVLINGAVIENGERRSRLSIVTPNANILRLRDAIHPEQATTPVRRVCYAAQLVLSGDAEPDDARMPLLRRIEELSQVLTDPDSRRHLSAATEAVIEDQYYQCLKALRGLLPREERLLAARVQ